AAAAACTATCTCACATTTGAGATAGTTTTTCGTTTTAGAAATCTAAAGTATTGTGATGCTCACACCGACTTATGATACTATTTCGGTATTGCAGCAATTCCAGCGACCTGATAATAATCTGAAATATTTTTGATCTCATCCAGACTTAGATTCCACATAAAATTCAGGAACTGCTGATAACTTTCACTTTGATTTTTAGGTTCTATCCGGTCCAGATAACGATTTAGATTATAATTCTTTCTGGCTTCATAAATTTTAGCAAAACATTTACCTAACCATTCTTTATAGTATCTTTCCTCTTCTCCATCCTGAATAAACTGCATCGCTGCATAAATCCCAACTCCATAATCCTCAGAATGGAAATAGTTCGGAAGAATCTCCATCCTTGCCGTTTTTTTCAAAGCGAGATAAGCTTCGGAAGGTTTTTCCTGTTCTATGGTATTCAGCTCAGGAAAAATCTTTTTAAGTTTTTCTATCCTTCTAACCATTTCGGGATGTGATGCTACAGAATCTTTGTTGAGCTTTTCTTTATAAAAATTATAATTGTAAAGAGAAAAATCCTCTTTCTTCATCCATTTCTCCTTAAACGCCTGCTTGGGAAGATCAAAAAGTTTTTTATAGGTTTCTATTTTAAGTTCTCTAGGAGAAATTGAATCAAACGTCTGAAGCACTTTCAAACCGTTGACAAATTCACTGTTCTTAAATTCACTGTTTCTAAAAATAACATACCCCAAAGAGTCGGCCTGCATTTCCTGCTTTCTTTTTTCGATGCTTTTTTTGTAAACTCTATTTTTAAAAATATCAAATGCTTTTTGATTTCGCCCCAGGCTTCGTATATCGGTAGTTTCCTTAATATTCTGCACTGTGCTTTTATCCAACTCATTTTGTTCTACAAGATTTAGAACCATTTTTAGGGTATGCTTCTCCATTTTATGCCCTAATTCATGGGAAATTACCCCCGCAATCTGCGCTTCATTATCCATCCAGTTATACAGTCCCATGTTAATGACAAAAGTTCCGTCTGCAAGACAGTAAGCATTAGGAGTATTATCTCTTGCGATCAGAATTTTAAGATCCTTGGGAACTTTGGGATTATTTTTTCTAAGGCGTTCTACTAAAGATTTAATAACAACATCAAACTCAGATTTAAAAACAAAGTCTTTATTTTTCACCTGATTTTCAAAATTAGTCCCGAATTCTTTATACATCTTGGAAATTGCAGTCCCTCCTCGTCCAGAATACTGTGACTTCAGCCTTTTTATTAGGTTTTCATTATTAACTGTGAAATTTCTTAAAAATTCTTTCCGCTGAAGGTAATCTGCGGTATCAATTGTTTTATAAGTTTGGGAAATTCCTGCCACAGATAGCAGGAAGCACATTAATACAATAAGTTTTCTGGTCATATTTTTCATCAATGAAACAAAAATAATGTATTTGATAATTCATTTTCATTTTTTCATCCAAATTATTTTAAATTTGTTAAAGACCAATTGACGAAAAATGAGAATACTAAAATACATGATAGGTGGTGCTGTAGCAGGTGCAGCAGCAGCTTACTTTTTGGGATATGATTATTTATTTAGTGGCATTTCCAAAACTTACCTTAAAGGAAGATCAAGCGCCTATATTGATGATGGAAATCTGTTTCCCAGTCATCCTATTCCTACAGGATCTCCTAAACGATGGGAAGAGCATTCCGAATACAACAAAAAAGAATTACCGAAAACCTTAGTTGATAATTTAAAACATTCTAAAACGGCAGCTTTTGTAGTGATAAAAGATGGGAAGATTCTTCATGAACAATACTGGGATGGCTACAATCAGCTCTCTCAGACCAATTCTTTTTCTATGGCAAAGGCTGTTACCGTTATGCTTTTAGGAAAAGTTTTAGAAGAAGGGATAATTAATAATATTAATGAAAACCTATCCAATTTTTATCCTGAATTTAAAGAGAAAACTTTCGGAGACCAGGTTACCATTAAGAATCTGGCTCAAATGGAATCTGGTCTTGACTGGGATGAAAACTATAATAACCCTTTTCTTCCTAATGCCAAAGCGTATTATGGAAAGAGTCTTGTAAAGGCCGTATTTTCACGAAAATTCAAAGAACAGCCGGGAACAAGATTTGAATATCAAAGCGGAACTACTCAACTGCTCGGTTTTGCGTTAAAAAAAGCACTGAAACAACCACTGGCCAACTATCTCTCTGAAAAATTCTGGATTCCAATGGGAATGGAACAGGATGCAAAATGGAGTACAGATAATTATGGAATGGAAAAAACCTATTGCTGTATCCACTCCAATGCAAGAGACTTTGCCAAACTGGGACTTTTATTTCTGAATGATGGTAAAGTTGGAGATCAGCAGGTTCTTAATACAGATTTTATTGAGCAGATGAGAACCCCAACAGAAAAGTCTGAAAACATTTACGGAATGGGTCTTTGGATCAATCACGACAACCCCATTAAACATTATTATTTTCTAGGGCTTCAGGGACAATATATCATTATGGTTCCTGAGTATAATATGGTTATTGTAAAAACGGGAAGCTATGCTAACAATCCTAAAAATGACAGGGGAAGACCAGATCAGGTGAAATTCCTGGTGAATGAAATTGTACAATTATTTCAATAAAGCTATGGAAAAATACAGCTCAAAAATAGATGCCTATATTGAAAAGTCTCACGATTTTGCGAAACCGATTCTCATTTATATCCGCGAAATCGTTCATGAATACTGCCCCGATGCTGAGGAAACTATGAAGTGGAGTTTTCCGCATTTTATCTACAAAGGAAAAAACCTTTGTGCGATGGCTTCATTCAAACAACACTGTACCTTCGGGTTCTGGCTGGAAAAAGAAATGAAAACCATGCAGGAAATCACTCAGGATATTGAAAAGAATTCTATGTTTAGCTTAGGTAAAATCACAAAGATTGAAGACCTTCCTTCAAAACCTCAGCTGAAAAAAGCGATCAAAGAAGCCATAGAACTTACGGATATGGGGGTTACCATGAAAAAAGCTGCTCCTAGCAAAACAGAAATGGAAATTCCTGATTATTTTCAATCTGCACTTAAAGCTCAGCCAAAAGCATTGGACGTATTTAAAAAAGCTTCCCCATCATTCAGAAAAGAATACATTACATGGATTGCAGAAGCAAAAACAGAAACTACCCGGAATAAAAGAATAGAACAGTCATTGGAATGGATTTTGGAAGGAAAAGGGAGAAACTGGAAATACGAAAAAAAATAAAACACAAAACACAATGAAGAAAAAAATCACTTTCTTTTTCTTTTTCATTATTTCAATTTTTACATTCTCACAGACATTTGATTTTGATGAACAATATAAATATGCACGGGTTCTTTCTTCTAAAAATCCGGACAGCTCAGAAATTGTTTTGAATCATATTATTGATTCTGCACAGAAAGGAAATTTTCCGGAATATCTTGCTAAAGCTTATTATTTAAAGTCGTACAATAGTTATCTAAGATCAGACGCCAAAAGCAGTCTTGATTTTGCAGAAAAGGCCTTAAAAATCTCCACGCAAAGCAATTATCCAATAGGGAAAGCGCTGGCTTACAGAATGCAGGGAACACAATATGCAAAACTGGGTCTTCTCAACGAATCTTCCAAAAGCCTCGAAAGTGCTTTATCTGAGGTAAAAAATAATAATACTGATGAAGGACACGAATTGAAAGGAATGATCTATAATTCTTTTTTGATTCTCCTCAATAAAAATGAGTATAAAAAGAAAGAATTCTATTCAATAAGCGCAATCCGAGAATTTCAAAAGATCAAAAACGCCTCTAGAAGAAATGAACTACTGGTCTCTGCTTATACCAATATAGGCTACAGTTTATCCGAAGTCAGCAGGTTCACAGAAGCAAAGCCATATTTTGTAAAGGCTCTTTCTTTAGTAGGTGAGAGTAATTATTATCTTAAATCTAATATTCTCAATGACATTGGATTCTCATTTTTTAAACAAAACAAGCCTGACAGTGCTGTTTTATATTACCAAAAAGCATTAGCCATCGTTAATCGGTATGGCTTTAATGAAAAAAAAATAGAGGTTACAAAAAATCTTGAAGAAGCCTATTCTCAGTTGAATGATGTTCCCAATGTTCAGAAATACAATCTTGAAAATCTTAAATTAAAAGACAGTATTGCCTACAATAAAGCCATGGCAGTCAATAAAACCCTTTCAAAAAAAGAAGAGAATTTTGATCAGCAGCTTACAAAAAGTAAAAAGGTTTCAACAACCTTAGTTGCCGCCTGCCTTATTTTAACTGCAGTCCTGGGTATTGTTGTGTTTCACATCATGAGACTCAGAAAAAAGCATAAAGAAATGGTCTCTAAAATATACCAGGAAGGGATTTCTCCGGTTAGTTATGAAGAAGATCCTATAGAAAAAGGAGAAGATCCTCTACTCCAAGCTATCAACCATCCTTCAGAAATAAAAATTTCCCCTGAAGTAGAGGAAAATATTTTAACAGGCTTACAGACCTTTGAGGAAAATCTGCATTTTAATGACAAGAATATCTCGCGTTACAACCTTGCCCACACTTTGAATATTAATACAAAATATCTTTCAGCGGTCATTAAAAAGCACAAAAATTTCAACTTCAATCAGTACATCAATCATCTTCGGATCAACTATATTGTTAATCAATTAAAAAATGAACCACAATACCGGAAATACAAAATCAATCATCTTGCTGAGATTACAGGATATTCTTCACATAGTGCCTTCTCCCTTGAATTCAAAAAGGTGATAGGACTTCATCCCTCCGCTTTTATCAAAACTCTGGATGAGATCTCCTGATTATTGTTCTGCTATTGTAAGATTGTTATATCCTCCCGTGTTGTTCAAAGAGAAATTCGCCAGGTTTGAATTATTTAAATTAAACCAGATATAAGGCATCAGCCGCTGTCCCGAAGTCATATAGAATGATGCTGTACAATTACTTCCGGCATCAATATTTCCTATACTATTGGAAGACATTGTATTCACACATTTTATGGTATTTACAATATTTGCAGGCAATAGCCCTGCTGTATTGTCATACAGCTGCCAGATAGCTTCTATTTGAATCGGGTTTAACGGGTCTGTTGTATAATTGATGGCCAGAGGAGCCAGATCTGTTGTAAAAGTAGCCACATACACCCCATTTCGCGGAGCGGTAAAAACTCCTGTGGATGCGTTAAAGTTAGTTCCTGAATTACTTTCAAAAATCTTTGCCCAGTCTACGAGATAATTGCTCGACCGGTTTTGAAGACCCGCAGTTACTGTCGCAGCAGAAGGAACTGCAAGCTTTACATTATTGTTAGTTTTGGCAGCAATCACAATGACTTTATTACTTGCCGGCTGTGCCGTCAGTAAAGGCAGCCATTCATTTCCATTAGAATATTCCACGCCGTTATTGTAACGAAGTGCCCCTTCATCTGCCGCAGCTGCTGTCAGTGAAGAAGTACCAAATCCAATCGCTCCGTTTCCTGAATTTCTCGCATCAACTTTTACCGTTGGAGTAAGCATTCCTACTCCTACCCTGCCGGCAGCTGTAATTATTATATCATTACTTTGCTGAGATGGAGTAAACGATGATCCTGTAGACGGATTATCCTTCTGCCCGTCAATGTGTAAAATACCCTGTGGGTTTGGGGTATTGATTCCAACCTGCGAGAATACACAATGGAAAC
This Chryseobacterium sp. G0162 DNA region includes the following protein-coding sequences:
- a CDS encoding M48 family metalloprotease codes for the protein MTRKLIVLMCFLLSVAGISQTYKTIDTADYLQRKEFLRNFTVNNENLIKRLKSQYSGRGGTAISKMYKEFGTNFENQVKNKDFVFKSEFDVVIKSLVERLRKNNPKVPKDLKILIARDNTPNAYCLADGTFVINMGLYNWMDNEAQIAGVISHELGHKMEKHTLKMVLNLVEQNELDKSTVQNIKETTDIRSLGRNQKAFDIFKNRVYKKSIEKRKQEMQADSLGYVIFRNSEFKNSEFVNGLKVLQTFDSISPRELKIETYKKLFDLPKQAFKEKWMKKEDFSLYNYNFYKEKLNKDSVASHPEMVRRIEKLKKIFPELNTIEQEKPSEAYLALKKTARMEILPNYFHSEDYGVGIYAAMQFIQDGEEERYYKEWLGKCFAKIYEARKNYNLNRYLDRIEPKNQSESYQQFLNFMWNLSLDEIKNISDYYQVAGIAAIPK
- a CDS encoding serine hydrolase domain-containing protein; protein product: MRILKYMIGGAVAGAAAAYFLGYDYLFSGISKTYLKGRSSAYIDDGNLFPSHPIPTGSPKRWEEHSEYNKKELPKTLVDNLKHSKTAAFVVIKDGKILHEQYWDGYNQLSQTNSFSMAKAVTVMLLGKVLEEGIINNINENLSNFYPEFKEKTFGDQVTIKNLAQMESGLDWDENYNNPFLPNAKAYYGKSLVKAVFSRKFKEQPGTRFEYQSGTTQLLGFALKKALKQPLANYLSEKFWIPMGMEQDAKWSTDNYGMEKTYCCIHSNARDFAKLGLLFLNDGKVGDQQVLNTDFIEQMRTPTEKSENIYGMGLWINHDNPIKHYYFLGLQGQYIIMVPEYNMVIVKTGSYANNPKNDRGRPDQVKFLVNEIVQLFQ
- a CDS encoding YdeI/OmpD-associated family protein; its protein translation is MKLYNYFNKAMEKYSSKIDAYIEKSHDFAKPILIYIREIVHEYCPDAEETMKWSFPHFIYKGKNLCAMASFKQHCTFGFWLEKEMKTMQEITQDIEKNSMFSLGKITKIEDLPSKPQLKKAIKEAIELTDMGVTMKKAAPSKTEMEIPDYFQSALKAQPKALDVFKKASPSFRKEYITWIAEAKTETTRNKRIEQSLEWILEGKGRNWKYEKK
- a CDS encoding helix-turn-helix domain-containing protein, encoding MKKKITFFFFFIISIFTFSQTFDFDEQYKYARVLSSKNPDSSEIVLNHIIDSAQKGNFPEYLAKAYYLKSYNSYLRSDAKSSLDFAEKALKISTQSNYPIGKALAYRMQGTQYAKLGLLNESSKSLESALSEVKNNNTDEGHELKGMIYNSFLILLNKNEYKKKEFYSISAIREFQKIKNASRRNELLVSAYTNIGYSLSEVSRFTEAKPYFVKALSLVGESNYYLKSNILNDIGFSFFKQNKPDSAVLYYQKALAIVNRYGFNEKKIEVTKNLEEAYSQLNDVPNVQKYNLENLKLKDSIAYNKAMAVNKTLSKKEENFDQQLTKSKKVSTTLVAACLILTAVLGIVVFHIMRLRKKHKEMVSKIYQEGISPVSYEEDPIEKGEDPLLQAINHPSEIKISPEVEENILTGLQTFEENLHFNDKNISRYNLAHTLNINTKYLSAVIKKHKNFNFNQYINHLRINYIVNQLKNEPQYRKYKINHLAEITGYSSHSAFSLEFKKVIGLHPSAFIKTLDEIS